CGGCCGCCATGGCACTCTCGGTCCGCCGCTCGCTCGCCCGCACCGGGACCGACGCGACGGCGCTCGACCTCCAGCGCTCTCCCGGCGGCGACGACGTCGGCACCCTGGAGATCTCGAAGATGGCCCTGACCGGGACCTACGCGATCGACTACTTCACCGAGAACCTCCCGACCCTGCTGACGTCGCGGGAGGAGCTCCAGAGGCTCAGGCGTCGTCCCGACCGTGAGATCTTCCCGCTGTTCCGGCACGCGATCGAGGCGGCGTACGCGATCGAGGGATACAACAGTGCCCACGACGTGCTCGTCAAGGCCTTCGGGATCGCCGAGCACTTCACGTCGAGGTCCCGCATCCTCGTGGTGACCGGGGAGCCGCTGCTCGAGCGCATGGCCGGCCCCGCGATCCGCGCGTGGGAGATCGCCTCCGCCCTCGCGGGCGAGCACGACGTGAAGCTGGTCTCGACCGCGGGCGCGCGCGTGAGCAGCGACGACTTCGAGGTGTTGTACGAGGTCGGTCCCAAGCTCAAGAAGGTGACCGACTGGGCCGACGTGATCATCTTCCAGGGGTTCCTCCTCGAGGGCGCACCGTGGTTGGTCGACAGCTCGAAGATCCTCGTCGCGGACGTCTACGACCCGATGCACCTCGAGCAGCTCGAGCAGGCTCGGGACCTCGGCGAGGAGGGGCGTGCGCGATCCATCCGTGAGACGAGCAGGGTGCTCAACGAGCAGCTCGCCCGTGCGGACTTCGTCCTGTGCGCGTCCGAGAAGCAGAGGGACTTCTGGCTCGGTCAGATGGCGGGGCAGGGGCGCGTGAACGCCCTCGTGTACGACGAGGACGAGAGCCTCGACTCCCTGATCAGCGTCGTCCCGTTCGGGATCGCGGACGCGGACCCTGTGCAGCACAAGCACGCGATCAAGGGAACCGTGCCGGGCATCGGTCCGGACGACAAGGTCATCATCTGGGGCGGCGGCGTCTACAACTGGTTCGACCCCTTGACCCTGATCCGCGCGGTCGACCGCCTCCGGGGTCGCCACCCGGAGGTCCGCCTCTACTTCATGGGTCTCAAGCACCCGAACCCCGGTGTGCCCGACATGCGGATCGCGTGGGAGACCCAGCAGCTCTCCGAGGAGCTGGGGCTGACCGGCAAGCACGTGTTCTTCAACACCGGCTGGGTTCCGTACAACGAGCGGGCCGACTACCTGCTCGACGCGGACCTGGGGGTGTCGACGCACTTCCACCACATCGAGACGGCGTTCAGCTTCCGCACGCGCATCCTGGACTACCTCTGGGCCGGCCTGCCCATCGTGGCGACCGGTGGGGACACGTTCGGCGACCTCATCGAGCGTCACGACCTCGGTCGCGTCGTCCCCCCCGAGGACGTCGACGCGCTGGAGGCCGCGCTCGAGGAGATGCTGTTCGACGACGCGGCGACCACCGTGGTCCGGGCGAACGTCCGCGAGTTCGCGGAAGGGTACCGCTGGGCGAAGGTGCTCGAGCCCCTGGTCGAGTTCTGCCGGTTCCCGCGGCGTGCTGCCGACCTCGCGGCGCGGGTCGGTGGCGTGGACCGCAAGGCGCGAAAGTTCGAGAAGGCGCCGTGGAGCGTCCGGTCCGACCTCGAGCTGGTCAAGGGATA
This region of Oerskovia jenensis genomic DNA includes:
- a CDS encoding glycosyltransferase gives rise to the protein MSSTSNAIAVPEGGPQTGLVSVILVNYKGADDTITCLRHFDEIDWPRDRFELIVVDNDSRDGSVAKIRAAVPSAVVIDAGSNTGFAGGCNLGVSHARGEYVAFINNDARPHPGWIRAAVEAFDSDQTIGAVASKVLDWSGELIDYADGSLTWYGMGYKREAEKPDSAAFDVPKDVLFGTGAAMFVRASLYRSVGGFDERFFMFYEDVDLGWRLNILGHRVRYVPTSLAYHRHHVTMKKFGNFREAYLLERNALLSLYKNLDDESLAKALPAAMALSVRRSLARTGTDATALDLQRSPGGDDVGTLEISKMALTGTYAIDYFTENLPTLLTSREELQRLRRRPDREIFPLFRHAIEAAYAIEGYNSAHDVLVKAFGIAEHFTSRSRILVVTGEPLLERMAGPAIRAWEIASALAGEHDVKLVSTAGARVSSDDFEVLYEVGPKLKKVTDWADVIIFQGFLLEGAPWLVDSSKILVADVYDPMHLEQLEQARDLGEEGRARSIRETSRVLNEQLARADFVLCASEKQRDFWLGQMAGQGRVNALVYDEDESLDSLISVVPFGIADADPVQHKHAIKGTVPGIGPDDKVIIWGGGVYNWFDPLTLIRAVDRLRGRHPEVRLYFMGLKHPNPGVPDMRIAWETQQLSEELGLTGKHVFFNTGWVPYNERADYLLDADLGVSTHFHHIETAFSFRTRILDYLWAGLPIVATGGDTFGDLIERHDLGRVVPPEDVDALEAALEEMLFDDAATTVVRANVREFAEGYRWAKVLEPLVEFCRFPRRAADLAARVGGVDRKARKFEKAPWSVRSDLELVKGYLSAGGPKELVRRVNGRVRRVVRGPESPQD